Proteins co-encoded in one Flavivirga eckloniae genomic window:
- a CDS encoding efflux RND transporter permease subunit, which produces MRSKLTSFSILTIFLCLAIIGASLIPLLSVQLTPTKANPSLHVDFNWQDVSSKVIEQEVTSKLEGVFNTIKGVKKISSKSNKGSGTISIDFKKNADMDATRFEVASLIRQSYSELPEGVSYPQLSLSGANENKKPILSYSINANESAYYIKKFTENNITPKLATIKGVNQINVYGAAPFEWVIEYDSKKLAQLSISVNDIQSGINQYLQKHELGHGALVSQHSDAVHEISLVLVQKPEGDIVWGKIPIKKIKSRIIYLDDLASVRYKEGAVRAYYRVNGLNTVNMVVYAEKGVNTIELVKRVKRIVETIKKDISSGYAIKLTQDTTEYIVEELQKIKTRTLFSFLILLVLIVLINRSFKYSAILFLSIVTNLLIAVIFYYIFKIELQLYSFAGITISFGIIIDNSIIMIDHLRNKGNKKAFLAILAATLTTIGALVVIFLLEEKQRINLWDFALVIAINIGVSLFISLYYIPALLEKMKLRNKRIKFSRKRKRRIYKFTKHYANTIMWMRKPQFKWGFILLFILGFGLPIHLLPREMEGDGFFTKTYNDTLGTEWFYNEIKPTLEKVLGGSLRLFTEDVFENSYYNEPERTTLRVTGRMPDGCTIKQLNEVIQKMENYIGRFKEVALYETRINSYKNSNISIYFKDEFEFSSFPYTLKSMLESKAISLGGLDWSVTGVGRGFSNALGTGYKSNRIELEGYNYDNLYSYAELLKEQLINESSSRVKDVEITSGGWGNTTLNEYYLDFDEQRLAMTGVSQNQLYGYLKNQVHSGTLTSIVKDHELQQVKLVSNNYQKFNVWDLRHTPISIHGNQYKLNQLASIEKKKTGNVIKKINQQYRLAVAYNFLGTPPLAKKVRERHVEKLETKLPIGYRVLEASYNRWNKKDKQQYYYLFVVIFIIFFICAILLESLRQPLVIISMIPISFIGVFLTFYLFDFNFDQGGYAAFILLCGISVNSALYIINDYNNLKKQYPRRNTQSLYFKAFNYKIIPVILTIVSTMVGLIPFIWGGQNEVFWFSFAVGSIGGLLFSLIGIFFYLPVLHLKKKSALNKA; this is translated from the coding sequence ATGAGGTCTAAACTAACATCCTTCTCCATTCTTACTATCTTTCTGTGTTTGGCTATAATAGGAGCTAGTTTAATCCCATTATTAAGTGTTCAATTAACCCCAACAAAAGCGAATCCGTCTTTACATGTAGATTTTAATTGGCAGGATGTTTCTTCAAAAGTGATAGAGCAAGAGGTAACTTCTAAATTAGAAGGCGTATTTAACACAATAAAAGGAGTAAAAAAAATAAGCTCTAAATCTAACAAAGGAAGCGGTACTATTTCTATAGATTTTAAGAAAAATGCAGACATGGATGCTACGCGTTTTGAAGTAGCAAGTTTAATCCGCCAGAGTTATTCCGAATTACCAGAAGGTGTTAGCTATCCACAATTATCATTAAGTGGTGCTAATGAAAACAAAAAACCGATTTTGTCTTATAGCATCAATGCCAACGAAAGTGCTTATTATATAAAAAAGTTTACAGAAAATAACATAACACCCAAACTTGCAACTATAAAAGGTGTTAATCAAATTAATGTTTACGGAGCAGCACCATTTGAGTGGGTTATAGAATACGACTCAAAAAAATTAGCACAGCTAAGTATATCTGTAAACGATATTCAATCTGGGATTAATCAATACCTTCAAAAACATGAATTAGGGCATGGGGCTTTAGTTTCTCAACATAGCGATGCTGTTCATGAAATATCTTTAGTTTTAGTACAAAAGCCAGAAGGCGATATAGTATGGGGAAAGATTCCTATAAAGAAAATAAAAAGCAGAATAATCTATCTTGATGATTTAGCAAGCGTAAGGTATAAAGAGGGGGCTGTAAGAGCTTATTATAGAGTTAATGGACTCAATACAGTTAATATGGTGGTTTATGCAGAAAAGGGAGTTAATACTATTGAATTAGTAAAAAGGGTTAAGCGTATTGTTGAAACTATAAAAAAAGATATTTCTAGCGGATATGCTATAAAATTAACACAAGATACTACAGAATATATAGTTGAGGAATTACAGAAAATAAAAACCAGAACCCTTTTTTCCTTTTTAATTTTATTGGTCTTAATTGTATTGATTAACAGGAGTTTTAAATACTCTGCTATATTATTTTTAAGTATTGTAACCAATCTGCTAATAGCTGTTATTTTTTACTATATATTTAAAATTGAGCTTCAACTATATTCTTTTGCAGGCATTACGATTTCCTTTGGAATCATCATAGATAATAGTATTATTATGATTGACCATTTAAGGAACAAAGGCAATAAAAAAGCTTTTTTAGCTATTTTGGCTGCAACTTTAACTACGATTGGTGCCTTAGTAGTCATTTTTCTATTAGAAGAAAAGCAACGTATTAATTTATGGGATTTTGCTTTAGTTATTGCTATTAATATTGGTGTGTCTCTATTTATTTCTTTGTATTATATACCTGCTTTATTGGAAAAAATGAAGTTAAGAAATAAGCGGATTAAGTTTTCCAGAAAGCGTAAGCGACGTATTTATAAATTTACCAAACATTACGCTAATACGATAATGTGGATGCGCAAACCTCAATTTAAATGGGGATTTATACTTCTTTTTATTTTAGGGTTTGGGTTACCAATACATTTATTGCCAAGAGAGATGGAAGGTGATGGTTTCTTTACCAAAACATATAATGATACTTTGGGAACAGAATGGTTTTATAATGAAATAAAACCTACTTTAGAAAAGGTTCTTGGAGGTTCTTTACGACTATTTACCGAAGACGTTTTTGAAAACTCATACTATAATGAACCAGAACGTACTACGCTAAGAGTAACAGGACGTATGCCAGACGGTTGTACCATTAAACAGCTTAATGAGGTTATTCAAAAAATGGAAAACTATATAGGGCGGTTTAAAGAAGTGGCACTTTATGAAACTCGAATTAATAGTTATAAAAACTCAAATATCTCTATTTATTTTAAAGATGAGTTCGAGTTCAGCTCTTTTCCTTATACATTAAAAAGTATGCTGGAATCTAAAGCAATTAGTCTTGGCGGTCTGGATTGGTCTGTTACTGGCGTTGGGCGTGGTTTTTCTAATGCTTTAGGAACAGGTTATAAAAGCAATAGAATAGAATTAGAAGGCTATAATTACGATAATCTATATAGCTATGCAGAGTTGCTAAAGGAACAACTTATAAACGAATCATCGTCAAGAGTTAAGGACGTAGAGATAACCAGTGGGGGATGGGGTAATACTACATTAAATGAATATTACCTTGATTTTGATGAGCAACGACTGGCGATGACAGGTGTTTCTCAAAATCAATTATATGGTTATTTAAAAAATCAAGTACATTCAGGAACACTAACCTCAATTGTTAAAGATCACGAATTACAGCAAGTAAAATTGGTTTCAAATAATTATCAGAAGTTTAATGTTTGGGATTTAAGACATACACCAATTAGTATTCATGGCAATCAGTATAAATTAAACCAATTAGCATCTATCGAAAAAAAGAAAACGGGTAATGTTATTAAAAAAATTAATCAGCAGTATCGATTAGCGGTTGCTTACAATTTTTTGGGAACGCCACCCTTGGCAAAAAAAGTAAGAGAACGCCATGTGGAAAAACTAGAGACAAAGCTTCCAATAGGATATCGTGTACTAGAAGCGTCCTATAATCGATGGAATAAGAAGGATAAACAACAATACTACTATTTATTTGTGGTCATCTTTATTATCTTCTTTATATGTGCCATACTGCTAGAGTCATTAAGACAACCTTTAGTTATTATAAGTATGATTCCCATATCATTTATAGGTGTGTTTTTAACCTTTTACCTTTTTGATTTTAATTTTGACCAAGGAGGTTATGCCGCATTTATTCTACTATGCGGAATTAGTGTAAACTCTGCATTGTATATAATTAACGATTACAATAACTTAAAAAAACAATATCCAAGAAGAAACACGCAATCATTATATTTTAAAGCTTTTAACTATAAAATCATTCCAGTTATATTAACCATAGTTTCTACTATGGTCGGTTTAATTCCCTTTATTTGGGGAGGTCAGAACGAAGTATTTTGGTTTTCTTTTGCGGTTGGATCCATAGGCGGATTGCTATTTTCATTAATAGGAATATTTTTCTATTTACCTGTGCTTCATTTAAAAAAGAAGTCCGCATTAAATAAAGCTTAA
- the lepB gene encoding signal peptidase I, translating into MKNKYSFKLLTFLIISLLLFLNLIWLSFLIIIIVIIHYSINKFLKLVKPQFLKKSLRASFLILFIFSIAISIKLFTFDIYKIPSSSMEDTLFPGDVIVVNKLKYGPILPRSPFEIPLVNIAFYFNKKARDSMKVNWWDYKRLSGTSTIKNGDVLVYKNFRSNNSFAKRCIGIAGDTLIIEEGRIYINDIKQEYAGTIRNTYRFIARDSKALYRKIDSLKINRVFSRDTENASFFMIQLTYDELNKIKHLKCIDSLHPVEKTFKKEDKLFVKPNHHHWTPDSLGPVVVPKKGMKINLNEETFALYNTTINLHEGVSIKKRAFSYFINGKEQHTYTFKQNYYFMMGDNRKGSFDSRFIGFIPEESIISKVQCVLFSNYRDEFRWDRLFKSVN; encoded by the coding sequence ATGAAAAATAAATATTCTTTTAAGCTATTAACATTTTTAATTATTAGTTTATTATTATTCTTAAATTTAATATGGCTAAGTTTTCTGATTATAATTATAGTCATAATACATTACAGTATAAACAAATTCTTAAAATTAGTTAAGCCCCAATTCTTAAAAAAAAGTCTTAGAGCAAGTTTTTTAATCCTGTTTATTTTCTCTATAGCCATAAGCATAAAACTATTTACCTTCGATATCTACAAAATCCCAAGTTCTTCTATGGAAGATACATTGTTCCCAGGAGATGTTATAGTCGTTAATAAATTAAAATACGGACCTATTTTACCCAGATCCCCTTTTGAAATTCCTTTAGTAAATATTGCTTTTTATTTCAATAAAAAAGCAAGAGATTCCATGAAAGTCAATTGGTGGGATTATAAACGCTTATCTGGTACATCAACAATAAAAAATGGAGATGTTTTAGTATACAAAAACTTTAGATCTAATAACTCTTTTGCAAAACGATGTATAGGTATTGCTGGAGATACATTAATTATTGAAGAAGGACGTATTTATATAAATGATATAAAGCAGGAATATGCTGGAACCATACGTAATACATATCGTTTTATAGCAAGAGACAGTAAGGCGCTATACAGAAAAATAGACTCTTTAAAAATTAATAGAGTTTTTAGTAGAGATACAGAAAATGCTTCTTTTTTTATGATACAACTTACCTATGATGAGTTAAATAAAATAAAGCATTTAAAATGTATTGATTCATTACATCCAGTTGAAAAAACATTTAAAAAAGAAGATAAACTTTTTGTAAAACCTAATCATCATCACTGGACGCCCGATAGCTTAGGACCAGTTGTCGTTCCTAAAAAAGGAATGAAAATAAATTTAAATGAAGAAACATTTGCTCTTTACAACACAACCATAAATTTGCACGAAGGCGTAAGCATAAAAAAAAGAGCATTTTCTTATTTTATTAATGGAAAAGAACAACACACCTATACTTTTAAACAGAATTATTATTTTATGATGGGGGATAATAGAAAAGGATCTTTCGATTCCAGATTTATCGGATTTATACCAGAAGAGTCTATCATTAGTAAGGTACAATGTGTTTTATTTTCCAATTACAGAGATGAATTTAGATGGGATCGGTTGTTTAAAAGTGTAAATTAG
- a CDS encoding 6-bladed beta-propeller produces MRLVIYSFFLALCFFSFVQCNSKNKNSIPVLEINPKKSSINCFLSKIANDTEIVLLETNMHSIIGPMPDLIHIDEKNIIFRSKKTILIFDRKGNFSNKINAVGNGPHEYNAIMSIHVDPVNEYLYISDYESIKVFNYKGKFIEKINLTFPPAGICKNNEGYFFVPQKQMYEEENRTMLAVFDSTFTKVKSFKSRNNVSYSNLKQALFYVGKPYLMNNKVFYKEPFIDTIYQVTKNELIPHWNISLGDYEMSTKDAVSIIGGNKLRTKIRPIGISETSNYFFISYDYDNAMYKGLFTKDENKFIYHQKFTEDDYLNNKKNSFGIKNDLINEFPSFWPKYIDKECIVDFVSPIDLTENKRNELKCKEDDNPILIIAKLR; encoded by the coding sequence ATGCGTTTAGTAATTTATAGTTTTTTTTTGGCGCTTTGCTTTTTTTCTTTTGTTCAATGCAATTCAAAAAATAAAAATTCAATTCCGGTATTAGAAATTAACCCAAAAAAATCTTCTATAAATTGCTTTTTATCTAAAATAGCAAATGACACTGAGATTGTATTATTAGAAACGAATATGCATTCTATAATTGGACCTATGCCAGATTTGATTCATATAGACGAAAAGAATATCATTTTTAGATCAAAGAAAACAATTCTAATATTTGATAGAAAAGGAAATTTCTCTAATAAAATTAATGCCGTTGGTAATGGACCTCATGAATACAATGCTATTATGAGTATTCACGTTGACCCTGTAAATGAATATTTATATATCTCCGATTATGAATCTATAAAGGTATTTAATTATAAAGGTAAGTTTATTGAAAAAATAAATCTAACATTTCCTCCCGCTGGAATTTGTAAAAATAACGAAGGATATTTTTTTGTGCCTCAAAAACAAATGTATGAAGAAGAAAATAGAACTATGTTAGCTGTTTTCGACTCAACATTTACTAAAGTTAAATCATTTAAATCTAGAAATAATGTAAGCTATTCAAATTTAAAGCAAGCTTTGTTTTATGTAGGAAAACCGTATCTAATGAATAATAAAGTATTTTATAAAGAACCGTTTATTGACACTATTTATCAAGTTACTAAAAATGAATTAATTCCACACTGGAATATTAGTTTAGGTGATTATGAAATGAGTACTAAAGATGCCGTAAGTATAATTGGAGGCAATAAATTAAGAACGAAAATTAGACCAATTGGTATTAGTGAAACTTCTAATTATTTTTTCATTAGTTATGATTATGATAATGCCATGTATAAAGGTTTATTTACTAAAGATGAAAATAAATTTATATACCATCAAAAATTTACTGAAGATGACTATCTTAATAATAAAAAAAATAGTTTTGGAATTAAAAATGATTTGATTAATGAGTTTCCTAGTTTTTGGCCCAAATATATTGATAAAGAGTGTATTGTTGATTTTGTTTCTCCCATTGATTTAACCGAAAACAAAAGAAATGAACTTAAATGCAAGGAAGATGACAATCCTATTTTAATTATTGCAAAACTAAGATAA